Proteins from one Algicella marina genomic window:
- a CDS encoding response regulator — protein sequence MPDAKSLKILVVDDQQSMRGLARQCLKKLGVMDVALAAGGDQALEIMGTKKFDAVISDLNMPGLSGVELAQKIKNHPALKGTPVFLATSDAYRDKADDATVDHFVAKPFSVADMREAIETHLGTLT from the coding sequence ATGCCTGACGCGAAGTCGTTGAAAATTCTGGTGGTGGATGATCAGCAGAGCATGCGCGGCCTGGCCCGCCAGTGCCTCAAGAAGCTGGGCGTCATGGATGTCGCACTCGCCGCCGGTGGCGATCAGGCGCTGGAGATAATGGGCACCAAGAAATTCGACGCAGTGATCTCTGATCTGAACATGCCCGGTCTCTCCGGCGTCGAACTGGCCCAGAAAATCAAGAACCACCCGGCCTTGAAGGGCACGCCGGTCTTCCTTGCCACATCCGACGCGTACCGTGACAAGGCTGATGATGCCACGGTCGATCACTTCGTGGCCAAGCCGTTCAGCGTTGCCGACATGCGCGAGGCGATCGAGACCCATCTCGGCACGCTCACCTGA
- a CDS encoding NAD-dependent succinate-semialdehyde dehydrogenase, giving the protein MLDQTNLANLLEDPSLLLDKALVAGEWVAADSGKTFDVSNPARGDILTPVPDMSRAETARAIDAAYVAQKDWAAKTGKERAAILRKWYDLMIANADDLARILTAEMGKPFAEARGEILYGASFVEWFSEEAKRVYGETIPGHQPDKRITVIRQPVGVVGSITPWNFPNAMIARKVAPALAVGCAFVAKPAGETPLSALAMALLAERAGVPKGVFSVITSASSSEIGKEFCENPKVRKLTFTGSTEVGRILLRQGADQVMKMSMELGGNAPFIVFDDADLDAAVEGTMISKYRNNGQTCVCANRIYVQAGVYDAFAEKLAKAAAKLQVGDGLEDGVTTGPLINAKAVDKVEEHIADAVAKGAKVLSGGKRHELGGTFFQPTVLTGVTSDMMVTHDETFGPVAPLFKFEDEDDVIAQANDTIYGLASYFYARDLSRVTRVSEALEYGMVGVNTGLISTEVAPFGGVKQSGLGREGSSHGIDDYLEMKYICVSVQDAG; this is encoded by the coding sequence ATGCTGGACCAGACGAACCTCGCAAATCTCCTCGAAGATCCCTCACTGCTGCTCGACAAGGCGCTTGTCGCAGGGGAGTGGGTTGCCGCGGACAGCGGCAAGACCTTTGACGTATCCAACCCGGCCCGCGGTGACATCCTGACACCGGTGCCGGACATGAGCCGCGCCGAAACCGCCCGCGCGATCGACGCGGCCTATGTCGCCCAGAAGGACTGGGCGGCGAAGACCGGCAAGGAACGGGCAGCGATCCTTCGCAAGTGGTACGATCTGATGATCGCCAATGCCGACGATCTCGCGCGTATTCTAACCGCGGAAATGGGAAAACCATTCGCCGAGGCCCGTGGCGAGATCCTCTACGGTGCCAGTTTTGTGGAGTGGTTTTCCGAAGAGGCGAAGCGTGTCTACGGCGAGACCATTCCCGGCCACCAGCCAGACAAACGCATAACGGTCATCAGGCAACCGGTCGGCGTCGTCGGCTCGATCACGCCGTGGAACTTCCCCAATGCCATGATCGCCCGCAAGGTCGCCCCGGCTCTCGCGGTCGGCTGCGCCTTCGTTGCCAAACCCGCCGGTGAAACCCCCCTCTCGGCACTCGCCATGGCTCTGCTGGCAGAGCGGGCGGGCGTGCCGAAAGGCGTGTTTTCCGTCATCACCTCGGCTTCATCGTCGGAAATCGGCAAGGAGTTCTGCGAAAACCCCAAGGTCCGCAAACTAACTTTCACCGGCTCCACCGAGGTCGGCCGCATCCTCCTGCGGCAGGGGGCGGATCAGGTCATGAAGATGTCGATGGAACTGGGCGGCAACGCTCCCTTCATTGTCTTCGACGATGCCGATCTCGATGCCGCCGTCGAAGGCACGATGATCTCGAAATATCGCAACAACGGCCAGACCTGCGTTTGCGCCAACCGCATCTACGTGCAGGCCGGCGTTTATGATGCTTTTGCCGAGAAACTGGCCAAAGCAGCAGCCAAACTCCAGGTTGGCGACGGTCTCGAGGATGGAGTCACCACTGGTCCTCTCATCAATGCGAAGGCCGTGGACAAGGTCGAGGAACATATCGCCGATGCCGTCGCGAAGGGCGCGAAGGTGCTCTCGGGCGGCAAGCGTCACGAACTTGGCGGCACGTTCTTCCAACCGACAGTGCTCACCGGCGTCACCTCCGACATGATGGTCACTCACGACGAGACATTCGGCCCCGTCGCGCCGCTTTTCAAGTTCGAGGACGAGGATGATGTCATCGCGCAGGCCAACGACACGATTTACGGTCTCGCCAGCTACTTCTATGCCCGCGATCTCTCCCGCGTCACCCGCGTCTCCGAAGCGCTGGAATACGGTATGGTCGGCGTCAACACCGGCCTGATCTCTACCGAGGTTGCGCCATTCGGCGGCGTCAAGCAGTCCGGCCTCGGCCGTGAGGGCTCAAGCCATGGGATCGATGACTATCTGGAGATGAAATACATCTGCGTTTCGGTCCAGGACGCGGGGTAA